The proteins below come from a single Chitinophaga pinensis DSM 2588 genomic window:
- a CDS encoding DUF4197 domain-containing protein codes for MKKGFFACIIAATLLLTSTGCETSQQILNNLPSYGQLSTTQIAAGLKEALTIGTQNSANKLSSPNGFFANAALKILMPPEAQKVESTLRSMGMGSIVDKAIQSMNKGAEEAAKSAAPIFVNAIKQMTITDALGILKGGNNAATNYFKDKTTASLTAAFRPAISEALKKVDATKYWSDVFSVYNKFSSTPVNTDLTAYVTEKAVAGIFSEVALEEQKIRQDPAARVTDLLKTVFGSAQAQQK; via the coding sequence ATGAAAAAAGGCTTTTTTGCATGTATTATTGCTGCCACACTTCTATTAACCAGCACTGGTTGTGAAACCTCCCAGCAGATACTCAATAACCTGCCATCCTACGGACAACTCAGCACTACGCAGATAGCAGCTGGTCTGAAAGAAGCACTGACCATCGGGACACAGAACAGCGCTAACAAACTCTCCTCTCCCAACGGCTTTTTTGCGAATGCCGCCCTTAAAATCCTGATGCCGCCGGAAGCGCAGAAGGTAGAAAGCACCTTACGCAGCATGGGTATGGGCAGCATTGTGGATAAAGCGATCCAGTCCATGAATAAAGGGGCTGAAGAAGCTGCAAAATCAGCTGCGCCTATTTTCGTAAATGCGATCAAACAAATGACTATCACTGATGCTTTAGGCATCCTGAAAGGTGGTAATAATGCGGCAACCAACTATTTCAAAGACAAAACCACTGCATCCCTGACAGCGGCTTTCCGCCCGGCGATCAGTGAAGCGCTGAAAAAGGTGGATGCTACTAAATATTGGTCAGACGTTTTCTCTGTATACAACAAATTCTCTTCTACCCCTGTAAATACTGACCTTACTGCTTATGTTACTGAAAAAGCAGTTGCCGGTATCTTCTCAGAAGTAGCTCTAGAAGAGCAGAAAATCAGACAGGACCCGGCTGCCCGTGTGACTGATCTGCTGAAAACAGTGTTTGGCAGTGCACAGGCACAACAGAAATAA
- a CDS encoding DUF1266 domain-containing protein, giving the protein MKTFIIIGVVAAVYIVFVIIKLMKLNSRAKEIAAKAMKEREQQRDKAVEDEPLISEDGVLSLHDRQYIACGANLIYLRGERLDTLETDTEQDEIRHMLRRDWHINTRDKLLSTIDGLATRGHRVYFKPIWQILTTLPVRERPEALDKLQQDFAAKGDDVPIEQYAANISECYKHLREISDCFEGKKCKLDALTWDLGRAINLCRWGYDAGFLSREESMRYIRKFGKELLHNYTSWANLGENYLIGFAMWTGDIEQLDELHGGHCDLLSEDSSPWVLLESK; this is encoded by the coding sequence ATGAAAACGTTTATTATCATCGGAGTAGTAGCCGCAGTCTACATCGTATTCGTTATCATAAAATTAATGAAGCTCAACAGCCGGGCAAAGGAAATCGCTGCCAAAGCGATGAAAGAACGCGAGCAGCAAAGAGATAAAGCTGTTGAGGATGAACCTCTGATCAGCGAGGACGGCGTACTGTCCCTGCATGACCGCCAGTATATCGCCTGTGGCGCCAATCTGATCTACCTCCGGGGAGAAAGACTGGATACACTCGAAACCGATACCGAACAGGATGAAATCAGGCATATGCTCAGAAGAGACTGGCATATCAATACCCGGGATAAGTTATTAAGCACGATCGACGGACTGGCCACAAGAGGGCATCGGGTCTATTTTAAGCCCATCTGGCAGATATTGACTACCCTGCCGGTACGTGAACGTCCGGAAGCGCTGGATAAATTACAGCAGGACTTTGCGGCTAAAGGCGATGATGTGCCGATAGAACAATATGCCGCCAATATTTCTGAATGCTATAAACACCTCCGCGAAATATCCGATTGCTTCGAAGGCAAGAAATGTAAACTGGATGCCCTCACCTGGGACCTGGGTCGCGCTATCAACCTCTGTCGCTGGGGTTATGATGCCGGCTTCCTCTCAAGAGAAGAATCCATGCGCTATATCCGTAAATTCGGAAAGGAGTTGTTACATAATTATACCAGCTGGGCCAACCTCGGGGAAAACTATCTCATAGGGTTCGCCATGTGGACCGGAGACATCGAGCAGCTGGATGAACTCCATGGCGGACATTGTGACCTGCTTTCAGAAGATAGCAGTCCATGGGTATTACTGGAAAGCAAATAG
- a CDS encoding winged helix-turn-helix transcriptional regulator yields MYEKKIPINLNCGLDLIGEVLYGKWKIRLLWFIHEGFQRPSELQRKIPDASRRVLNVQLNELEAAELVTKVVYPQAPPKVEYSLTEFGLTLIPVISALGQWGDAHEERLRSAILKRHIPQE; encoded by the coding sequence ATGTACGAAAAGAAAATTCCCATCAATCTGAACTGCGGCCTTGATCTCATCGGAGAAGTGTTGTATGGTAAATGGAAGATCCGTCTGTTATGGTTTATCCATGAGGGTTTTCAACGTCCGAGTGAATTACAGCGCAAGATACCTGATGCTTCCCGGCGTGTATTGAATGTACAGTTAAACGAACTGGAAGCAGCAGAACTGGTGACGAAAGTGGTGTATCCACAGGCGCCGCCGAAGGTGGAGTATAGTCTAACGGAATTTGGTCTGACACTGATACCGGTGATCAGTGCTTTAGGGCAGTGGGGAGATGCGCATGAAGAACGCCTGCGATCGGCGATATTGAAGCGGCATATTCCGCAGGAATAG
- a CDS encoding helix-turn-helix domain-containing protein: MVKSHLYEPFEIAVSEPMDECPRPIHSHSFFELIYVVSGTGKHFVNESGLEYAPGNLFLIGPDDTHHFDIQEQTTLLFVRFNESYIGSSKVQERSRQSIAYILKNANHQPGCLLRYEGDQIVAKSIMEAVMREHEERSFYHQELLLQFIDTVLMLIVRNITTLLPEKVNENTAEKALEILQYVQTNIASPEKIRAKAISRQFGISEHYLGRYFKKQTNETLQEYIIHYKLRMVKSRLLHSNMRMNEIADGLGFTDKSHLNRLFKKHNGVSPAQYRKQQQMLLPKS, translated from the coding sequence ATGGTCAAGTCGCACTTATACGAACCCTTCGAAATTGCTGTTTCTGAACCTATGGATGAATGTCCGCGGCCTATCCATTCCCACAGCTTTTTCGAACTGATATATGTGGTATCCGGCACAGGTAAACACTTTGTGAATGAATCGGGGCTGGAATACGCGCCGGGTAACCTGTTCCTGATCGGTCCCGACGATACGCACCATTTCGATATACAGGAACAAACGACCCTGCTCTTTGTTCGGTTCAATGAATCCTATATTGGCTCCTCTAAAGTACAGGAGCGCTCCCGCCAGAGCATCGCCTATATACTAAAGAATGCCAATCACCAGCCAGGCTGCCTGTTGCGGTATGAAGGTGATCAGATAGTGGCAAAGTCCATTATGGAAGCGGTTATGAGAGAACATGAAGAGCGTAGTTTCTATCACCAGGAATTGCTGTTACAGTTTATTGATACCGTCCTGATGCTGATCGTACGCAATATCACGACCCTGCTGCCGGAAAAGGTAAATGAAAACACAGCCGAAAAAGCCCTGGAGATTTTACAGTATGTACAGACGAATATCGCCTCACCTGAGAAGATAAGGGCCAAAGCGATCAGCCGGCAATTTGGTATCTCCGAGCATTACCTGGGCCGCTATTTTAAGAAACAGACCAATGAAACCCTGCAGGAGTATATCATTCATTATAAATTACGGATGGTGAAAAGCAGATTGCTCCACAGTAATATGCGTATGAATGAAATTGCCGACGGACTTGGCTTTACAGATAAAAGTCACCTGAACAGGCTGTTTAAAAAGCATAATGGCGTCAGTCCTGCCCAATATCGGAAACAACAACAAATGCTGCTACCAAAGTCTTAA
- a CDS encoding MFS transporter, giving the protein MKKSLFPLMLGGLGIGTTEFVMMGLLPDIALGMKITIPEAGHMISSYALGVVIGAPLLVLMSGSYPPKKILIGLMIVFTAFNGLSAFAPSPFTLLLARFFSGLPHGAFFGVGSVVASRLADKGKQAQAISMMFAGLTIANLLLVPVGTWVGHHFLWRYTFGIVALIGVITLIFLKAWLPALPAEQEGDTRSQFQIFRNPETWLIILITAIGTGGLFAWISYIAPLMTNISRFPADSVSGIMVLAGFGMVVGNFIGGRMADKFDPAKTCAGLLVAMAITLTCIYFFSAIQPVSLVLTFIAGALSIALAAPIQILMIGTAKGAEMLGAGVTQAAFNIGNSLGAFLGGLPLIAGYGYNSPVLVGSLMAVGGVLFAVILIKRQAAMPVPQTARVKSSVTFH; this is encoded by the coding sequence ATGAAGAAGAGTTTATTCCCCCTGATGTTGGGCGGACTGGGAATTGGAACAACAGAATTTGTCATGATGGGATTACTGCCTGATATCGCGTTGGGCATGAAGATCACGATACCAGAGGCAGGTCATATGATCTCTTCCTATGCCCTGGGCGTAGTAATCGGTGCGCCTCTACTGGTATTGATGAGTGGCAGCTATCCGCCGAAGAAGATACTGATCGGACTCATGATCGTTTTTACTGCTTTCAATGGCTTATCTGCTTTTGCACCTTCACCTTTTACTTTGCTGCTCGCGCGCTTTTTCTCAGGACTGCCGCATGGCGCTTTCTTTGGCGTGGGTTCAGTAGTGGCCAGCCGGCTGGCAGATAAAGGCAAACAGGCACAGGCCATCTCTATGATGTTTGCCGGTCTTACGATCGCTAACCTCTTACTCGTACCAGTAGGTACCTGGGTTGGGCATCACTTTTTATGGCGTTATACCTTTGGCATAGTAGCCCTGATCGGCGTGATTACATTGATATTCCTGAAAGCCTGGTTACCGGCCTTGCCTGCCGAACAGGAAGGTGATACCCGTTCCCAGTTCCAGATATTCAGGAACCCCGAAACATGGTTGATCATTCTTATCACCGCAATCGGTACCGGTGGATTATTCGCCTGGATCAGTTATATCGCGCCTTTGATGACCAATATCTCACGTTTCCCTGCTGACAGCGTATCCGGTATCATGGTACTGGCAGGATTCGGTATGGTGGTTGGAAACTTTATCGGTGGTCGTATGGCAGATAAATTTGACCCTGCCAAAACCTGTGCAGGTTTATTAGTCGCTATGGCTATCACCCTGACCTGTATCTACTTCTTTTCTGCCATTCAACCCGTATCACTGGTGCTGACCTTTATTGCAGGGGCATTATCTATCGCGCTGGCAGCACCTATCCAGATACTGATGATAGGAACGGCAAAAGGTGCTGAAATGCTCGGTGCTGGTGTAACACAAGCTGCTTTTAATATTGGTAACTCCCTTGGTGCATTCCTGGGTGGCCTGCCGCTCATCGCCGGTTATGGTTATAACTCTCCGGTACTGGTGGGTTCCTTAATGGCCGTTGGCGGTGTGCTCTTTGCTGTCATACTGATCAAAAGACAGGCTGCTATGCCTGTGCCACAGACAGCTCGTGTAAAATCAAGCGTAACCTTCCACTAA
- a CDS encoding PLP-dependent aminotransferase family protein, with amino-acid sequence MDSPIILQVFAGIKPDFSAERSVYLQLADAVLTLIRQGKLRSGQKLPGSRDLAALLQVNRITVSRAYEELQLQGWLESAVGRGTFVSSHLGDHTREKLIRTTMAAAAVKAGFTIPSKDYPDNTQDVPVTTYHLDDGFPDPRLAPLKEFYRAYRSQLSRGGLYYQFGSYGNAAGPKHYRQALSDYLNDTRGLKTTYRNILSVRGTLMGINLVCNALISPGDVIVSGVPGWKRAQHNFAHSGATHIGIPVDEHGLVVEELRKICVQQPVRMVYVTPHHHYPTTVALRIDRRLELLRLANQYGFIIFEDDYDFDFHFKHRPLSPLASADENGMVIYCGSFSKSFSPAFRMGYLVAAENVIELLSRARILLDRQGDHILDNAMADLLNDGTIQRYLRRTLPVYEERRDHFCGLLQQQLKDVVKFGVPEGGMSVWTVFDQAVDLSLLSANVFKKGLTISNGKVHVYPQFNANALRLGFASASTTELTKSVDILRESLF; translated from the coding sequence ATGGATAGTCCAATTATACTACAGGTCTTTGCGGGCATAAAGCCTGATTTTTCTGCGGAAAGATCGGTTTACCTGCAATTGGCGGATGCTGTACTGACATTGATCAGGCAGGGAAAGCTGCGTTCCGGACAAAAATTGCCGGGTAGCAGGGATCTGGCGGCACTATTACAAGTCAACCGGATCACGGTGTCCAGGGCCTATGAAGAACTACAGTTACAGGGTTGGCTGGAGAGTGCGGTAGGCCGGGGGACGTTTGTTTCCAGTCATCTGGGCGATCATACACGTGAAAAACTGATCCGGACAACAATGGCAGCAGCAGCAGTCAAAGCGGGGTTCACTATTCCCTCTAAAGACTATCCTGATAATACGCAGGATGTACCTGTGACGACTTATCACCTGGACGATGGTTTTCCGGACCCGAGATTAGCGCCGCTGAAAGAGTTTTACCGGGCCTACCGGAGCCAGTTAAGCCGAGGCGGATTGTATTATCAATTTGGGAGTTATGGCAATGCTGCTGGTCCGAAACACTACCGGCAGGCTTTGTCTGACTATCTCAATGATACCCGCGGACTAAAAACTACTTACCGGAATATCTTATCTGTCAGAGGTACCCTGATGGGAATTAACCTGGTGTGTAATGCGCTGATCAGTCCGGGAGATGTGATTGTATCCGGTGTGCCCGGGTGGAAAAGGGCGCAGCATAATTTTGCACATAGCGGTGCTACACATATTGGTATACCGGTAGATGAACATGGATTAGTGGTGGAGGAGCTGCGTAAGATCTGTGTGCAACAACCTGTGAGAATGGTGTACGTAACGCCACATCATCATTATCCGACCACTGTGGCTTTGCGTATTGACAGAAGACTGGAACTGCTGCGGCTTGCCAATCAATACGGGTTTATCATCTTTGAGGATGATTATGATTTTGATTTTCACTTTAAGCACCGGCCACTTTCCCCATTGGCCAGTGCAGATGAAAACGGGATGGTGATCTACTGTGGATCTTTTAGTAAGAGCTTCTCTCCTGCTTTCCGGATGGGTTACCTGGTGGCAGCGGAGAATGTGATTGAACTGTTATCCAGGGCACGTATACTGCTGGACCGGCAGGGAGATCATATCCTGGATAATGCGATGGCGGATTTATTGAATGACGGGACGATACAACGTTATCTGCGCAGAACTTTACCTGTGTATGAAGAACGGCGGGATCATTTCTGTGGATTACTGCAACAGCAGTTAAAAGATGTGGTAAAGTTTGGGGTGCCTGAAGGAGGTATGTCTGTCTGGACGGTCTTTGATCAGGCTGTGGACCTTTCACTACTGTCAGCAAATGTATTCAAAAAAGGACTGACTATTTCCAACGGAAAGGTGCATGTTTATCCACAATTTAATGCGAATGCGCTGAGATTAGGTTTTGCTTCTGCGTCTACAACAGAATTGACAAAGAGTGTTGACATATTGAGAGAGAGCCTGTTTTAA
- a CDS encoding GNAT family N-acetyltransferase, with product MQFNLQPTLENERVILYPLKEDDFELLYQVASDPLVWEQHPNKDRWKRDVFQNFFEGALQSKGAFKIVHKETGEVMGSTRIYDYNPEDNSILIGYTFYGRKYWGKGLNQSVKKMMLDYLFRYVSAVYFHIGAQNIRSQIAISRLGAQKASEQEVAYFGENPKLNFVYVIEKEQYGL from the coding sequence ATGCAGTTCAATCTTCAACCCACACTGGAAAATGAACGGGTCATCCTTTACCCGCTGAAGGAAGACGATTTTGAGTTATTATACCAGGTTGCATCCGATCCGCTGGTATGGGAACAGCATCCTAATAAAGACCGCTGGAAAAGGGACGTATTTCAAAACTTCTTTGAGGGCGCCCTGCAAAGCAAAGGCGCATTTAAGATTGTACACAAAGAAACGGGTGAAGTCATGGGCAGCACACGTATCTACGATTACAATCCGGAAGATAACAGCATCCTGATCGGCTATACTTTCTATGGCAGAAAGTACTGGGGAAAAGGACTGAATCAGTCCGTCAAGAAAATGATGCTTGACTATCTCTTCCGGTATGTATCCGCTGTGTATTTCCATATCGGTGCACAAAATATCCGTTCTCAGATTGCTATATCCCGCCTTGGTGCACAGAAAGCCAGCGAACAGGAAGTTGCGTATTTCGGAGAAAATCCTAAATTGAATTTTGTTTACGTCATCGAAAAAGAACAATACGGTTTATAG
- a CDS encoding GNAT family N-acetyltransferase, which translates to MEDIRISQASPEEVSVLQQIGKQTFFEAFAHCNTESDMKQYLDNNFSKEKVLTELNNPESFFYIVWDGPGPIGYLKLNTGQAQTDLKEADSLEIERIYVLGVYHGKKVGQLLYEKALEVAQLQHKSSIWLGVWENNKKAIRFYEKNGFVPFSTHVFRLGEDDQTDLLMRKVLE; encoded by the coding sequence ATGGAAGATATCAGGATCAGTCAGGCATCTCCGGAGGAAGTAAGTGTTTTACAACAGATAGGAAAGCAGACGTTTTTCGAAGCCTTTGCGCACTGCAATACGGAATCAGATATGAAACAATATCTGGATAATAATTTCAGTAAGGAAAAAGTATTAACAGAGTTGAACAATCCCGAATCATTCTTCTACATCGTATGGGATGGTCCCGGTCCTATCGGTTACCTGAAACTGAATACCGGACAAGCACAGACCGACCTGAAAGAAGCAGATTCACTGGAAATAGAACGTATTTATGTACTGGGCGTTTACCATGGTAAAAAGGTAGGTCAGCTGCTGTATGAAAAGGCGCTGGAGGTTGCACAGCTACAACATAAGTCATCCATCTGGTTAGGCGTATGGGAAAACAATAAAAAAGCCATACGCTTCTATGAAAAGAATGGTTTTGTCCCTTTTAGTACACATGTTTTCCGGCTTGGGGAAGATGATCAGACAGATCTCCTGATGCGAAAAGTACTTGAATAA
- a CDS encoding WGR domain-containing protein gives MMEYFEYQEENVSCFFEITLEHRVVRTRHGRKGSKGVTTEKVFGDANMAAKEYERLLQEKKEDDSFYFRLGDTYRL, from the coding sequence ATGATGGAATATTTTGAATACCAGGAAGAGAATGTATCCTGTTTTTTTGAAATCACGTTAGAGCACAGGGTAGTCAGAACACGTCATGGACGAAAGGGGTCAAAGGGCGTGACGACGGAGAAAGTATTCGGGGATGCAAATATGGCAGCGAAGGAATATGAACGATTATTACAAGAGAAGAAAGAAGACGACAGTTTTTATTTCAGACTAGGGGATACTTACCGGTTGTAA